From Bradyrhizobium erythrophlei:
TGCGCGCCGCGACAAGAATGACATCGTTCTGATCGGCAGGAGGATTCTTCCGTGACCGTTCGATACGACACCGCTTCGGAACCGGCGCGTCGCCGCCTCGCGGTGTGGCAGGATATCGTTTGCGATGTCTTCGTTGGGCTTGATTGCAAATCGGACCTCGAGGATTTTCGCGGCTCGGTAGCGCAAACAAATTTCGGCGGATTGTCACTGACACGAGTCGAATCCTCGAGACAGAGAGTTTTCCGAACACCATCGCGAATTGCGCGAGCGAAAGAGGACTACGTGCTGTTCGCCTTTGGGGCCACCGGCGTCGGAGGCGTCATCCAGGATGGTCGCGAAGCGCTGATCAGGCCTGGCGAGTTCGCACTTTACGACACCACGCGGCCTTATGAACTTTCCTTCGATACGGACTTCTCCCAGACCATTCTCCAGGTTCCCCGCAAACTCGCGCTGGAACGCCTGGGACGGGTGGACGATCTGACGGCAGTGACATTCTCCTCCGACCGTCCGCTCCACCGCCTCGCCTCGGATTTCATTGCCGGCCTGTCGCAGATTATCGAAGTAGTCGAAACGCCCGCGGCCGAACGGCTGTCCGGCCAGGCACTCGACCTGGTCGCCATCGCGCTTGGCCAGACGGTGGAGGCGCACCGGTCGTCGACCTACAGGTCAGCCCTGCTCTATCGGCTGAAAGCCTATATTCGTGGCCGTTTGCCGGATCCACGGCTGTGCCTGACCGAAACCGCGGCGGCCATGGGCATTTCGCCGCGATACGTCAATGCCTTGCTCGAATCGGAGAACGAATCGTTCGGCAGGTACGTGTTGGCGCACCGGCTTGAGGCATGCCGAAATCATCTTGCCGATCCCGCGCTCGCCCACCGGCATATCACCGAGATCGCCTTTGCATGGGGATTCAACGATCCGTCGCACTTCAGCAGATCGTTCAAGGACAGGTTCGGCATTTCGCCGCGCGACTATCGCGCCAGCAGTCGCAAGGATACCTTCATCTGACGCCATAAGGGCGGCGCTTCGTCGTTCGTTTGAGAAATTCCTGCCGGGAATCAACACCGAATGGCCGATTCCCGATGGATCGATATGTTGTGAATGGCGTTACCCCCGGGGGACGCGCATATTTCCGTCGTCGGCACCCTCTATAAGGGCTGGTTGACAACGTTCGGCTTCCCGCCGGAAGGTGCGGGAACCCGAAGGGGACCAGCCCGAACAGAACAAGGCCATCATGAATCCCGTCAAAGCGCTCGAAAACCACGGCCAGGCGATCTGGCTGGATTTCCTGGCCCGCGGCTTTATCGCCAAGGGTGATCTGCAAAAATTGATCGATACCGACGGCGTCAAGGGCGTCACCTCGAATCCGTCGATTTTCGAGAAAGCGATCGGCAGTTCCGACGAATATGACGGCGCGATCGGCAGCGCCCTGAAAAAGGGCGACCGCACCGTGGCCGAGCTGTTCGAGCACGTCGCGGTCGAAGACATCCAGCACGCAGCCGACGTGTTGCGCCCGGTCTATGACCACCTCAGGGGTGACGACGGTTTTGTCAGTCTGGAAGTCTCGCCCTATCTGGCGATGGACACCAAAGGCACCATCGCCGAGGCCGAGCGGCTGTGGAAGGAGGTTCACCGCAAGAACCTGATGGTGAAGGTGCCGGCGACGCCGGAAGGCCTGCCCGCGATCGAGCATTTGATCGGCGAAGGCATCAGCATCAACATCACGCTGCTGTTCTCGCAAGATGTCTATATCGCAGTGGCCAAGGCCTATCTCGCCGGCCTGGAAAAATACGTCAAGGGCGGCGGGGATCCGTCCCATGTCGCCAGCGTTGCCAGCTTCTTCGTCAGCCGCATCGACAGCGCGGTCGACAAGCAGCTCGACGAAAAGATCGCGCGCGCCAACGACCCCAGCGAGAAGGAGCGCCTCGCCGCGCTGAAGGGCAAGATCGCGATCGCGAATGCAAAGCTCGCCTATCAGGAATACAAAAAGCTGTTTTCCGGGCCGCGCTGGGAGAAGCTTGCGGCCAAGGGCGCAAAACCGCAGCGGCTGCTGTGGGCTTCGACCGGCACCAAGAACAAGGACTATAGCGATGTGCTCTATGTCGAGGAGCTGATCGGTCCCAATACGGTCAACACCGTGCCGCCAGCAACGCTTGACGCCTTCCGCGACCATGGCACGCCGCGCGATAGCCTCGAGGAGGATATCGAGGACGCCAAACACATCCTCGCCGAGCTCGAAAAGTCCGGCATCTCGCTCGATGCGATCACCGAGGAACTGGTCAGAGACGGCGTCAAGCTATTCGCCGACGCCGCCGACAAGCTCTACGGCGCGGTCGCGCACAAGCGCGCCACCGTGCTCGGCGCCGGCCTCGACCGGCAGGCGCTCGCGCTCGGCGGCGAGATCGACAAGGCGGTCAGGACGGCGACCGAGGAGTGGCGCGCCTCGGCGACCATTCGCCGGCTCTGGCAGCACGACAAGTCAGTCTGGACCGGCACCGACGAGAACAAATGGCTAGGCTGGCTGAACAGCCCTGCGGCAGCCGACATCGCCGACTACGAGGATTACGCGCATCGGGTGAAGGGACAAAACTTCAGCGACGCGGTGGTGCTGGGCATGGGCGGATCGAGCCTCGGACCCGAAGTGCTGGCCGAGACCTATGCCAGGCAGCCGGGCTTTCCGAAACTGCATGTGCTCGACTCCACCGATCCGGCGCAGGTCCGCAGCCTTCA
This genomic window contains:
- a CDS encoding helix-turn-helix domain-containing protein; protein product: MTVRYDTASEPARRRLAVWQDIVCDVFVGLDCKSDLEDFRGSVAQTNFGGLSLTRVESSRQRVFRTPSRIARAKEDYVLFAFGATGVGGVIQDGREALIRPGEFALYDTTRPYELSFDTDFSQTILQVPRKLALERLGRVDDLTAVTFSSDRPLHRLASDFIAGLSQIIEVVETPAAERLSGQALDLVAIALGQTVEAHRSSTYRSALLYRLKAYIRGRLPDPRLCLTETAAAMGISPRYVNALLESENESFGRYVLAHRLEACRNHLADPALAHRHITEIAFAWGFNDPSHFSRSFKDRFGISPRDYRASSRKDTFI
- a CDS encoding bifunctional transaldolase/phosoglucose isomerase encodes the protein MNPVKALENHGQAIWLDFLARGFIAKGDLQKLIDTDGVKGVTSNPSIFEKAIGSSDEYDGAIGSALKKGDRTVAELFEHVAVEDIQHAADVLRPVYDHLRGDDGFVSLEVSPYLAMDTKGTIAEAERLWKEVHRKNLMVKVPATPEGLPAIEHLIGEGISINITLLFSQDVYIAVAKAYLAGLEKYVKGGGDPSHVASVASFFVSRIDSAVDKQLDEKIARANDPSEKERLAALKGKIAIANAKLAYQEYKKLFSGPRWEKLAAKGAKPQRLLWASTGTKNKDYSDVLYVEELIGPNTVNTVPPATLDAFRDHGTPRDSLEEDIEDAKHILAELEKSGISLDAITEELVRDGVKLFADAADKLYGAVAHKRATVLGAGLDRQALALGGEIDKAVRTATEEWRASATIRRLWQHDKSVWTGTDENKWLGWLNSPAAADIADYEDYAHRVKGQNFSDAVVLGMGGSSLGPEVLAETYARQPGFPKLHVLDSTDPAQVRSLQAKINLANTVFIVSSKSGGTTEPNVMKDYFFARVSETIGAEKAGHRFIAVTDPGSSLEKVATKQGFARIFHGDPTIGGRYSVLSPFGLVPAATAGIDVRTLIRHTLSMVRSCGPDVPPHENPGVQLGLAIGLAGLDGRDKVTILSSKKIADFGAWAEQLIAESTGKEGKGLIPIDGEPLADPSVYGHDRFFIDIRTEGEDDAAHDDRLAALEKAGHPVVRIVMKSVDHIGQEFFRFEMATAVAGAVLGINPFNQPDVEAAKIKTRELTAAFEKSGKLPAEEPVMSSDEADLYTDAKNAAALWQAGANGDLGSWIKAHLSRCGTDDYLALLAYIERDGAHIDALQHMRLAVRDKRHVATCAEFGPRFLHSTGQAYKGGPDSGVFLQITADETKDLAVPGQKASFGVIKAAQARGDFDVLTERGRRALRVHLKGDLEAGLKMLDTAIMEALN